From the Kogia breviceps isolate mKogBre1 chromosome 3, mKogBre1 haplotype 1, whole genome shotgun sequence genome, one window contains:
- the RCCD1 gene encoding RCC1 domain-containing protein 1, translating to MGASLRARLFKPFLPAAASQVLGWLVTRSWVAALRPGLSSSLRTAHRKELPEGPAEGAAGHGRGASRGFGFCGFGQALGSGRGRQVHSPEPLRAPGADLDVCRVSASWSYTAFVTRGGGQVELSGFTVGAAGGCRDAWASEELLVVLRAGPGPGAGTELQAWAPGSALRGEPLWAQTVPEAEREDGPGGDETQAGPLPLLPCARAYVSPRPPFYRPLAPTLRARRLELGAEHALLLDAAGQVFSWGGGRHGQLGHGTLEAEPEPRLLQALQGLTMAEVAAGGWHSLCVSEAGDIYIWGWNESGQLALPTKSLAEDGKTTAEASGLNEDGSEVKRVAGGEDGAPAPFIAVQPFPALLDLPLGSDAVKASCGSRHTAVVTRMGELYTWGWAPRPFLGLL from the exons ATGGGCGCCTCGCTCAGGGCGCGGCTCTTCAAACCTTTCCTTCCTGCGGCTGCCAGCCAGGTCCTGGGCTGGCTGGTGACTCGTTCCTGGGTGGCCGCCCTGCGCCCCggcctttcctcctccctcaggACTGCTCATCGGAAGGAGCTGCCTGAGGGG CCAGCAGAGGGCGCTGCCGGGCATGGCCGAGGAGCGTCGCGGGGCTTCGGTTTCTGCGGCTTCGGGCAGGCGCTGGGCTCCGGGCGCGGGCGCCAGGTACACAGCCCCGAGCCTCTGAGGGCGCCGGGCGCGGACCTCGATGTTTGCCGCGTGAGCGCGAGCTGGAGCTACACCGCCTTCGTGACCC GTGGAGGAGGCCAGGTGGAGCTGTCTGGCTTCACGGTCGGAGCGGCAGGCGGCTGCAGGGACGCGTGGGCGTCGGAGGAGCTCCTGGTGGTGCTGCGCGCGGGGCCGGGACCCGGGGCCGGGACGGAGCTGCAGGCCTGGGCGCCCGGTTCGGCGCTGCGCGGGGAGCCCCTCTGGGCCCAGACCGTGCCTGAGGCCGAGCGGGAAGACGGACCGGGCGGCGATGAGACCCAGGCTGGGCCGCTGCCGCTGCTGCCCTGCGCTCGCGCCTACGTGAGCCCGCGGCCGCCCTTCTACCGGCCTCTGGCCCCGACACTGCGGGCGCGCCGGCTGGAGCTGGGCGCTGAGCACGCGTTGCTGCTGGACGCGGCGGGCCAGGTGTTCTCCTGGGGCGGGGGCAG GCACGGACAGCTGGGCCACGGGACTCTGGAGGCAGAGCCGGAACCGAGGCTGCTGCAGGCGCTGCAGGGCCTAACCATGGCTGAGGTGGCCGCAGGTGGCTGGCACTCTCTGTGTGTGAGTG AGGCTGGGGATATTTATATCTGGGGCTGGAATGAATCAGGGcagctggccctgcccaccaagaGCCTGGCAGAGGATGGAAAGACAACCGCAGAAG CCTCAGGACTGAATGAAGATGGTTCTGAAGTGAAGAGAGTAGCCGGGGGTGAGGATGGAGCCCCCGCCCCCTTCATAGCTGTCCAGCCCTTCCCGGCTTTATTGGACCTCCCCCTGGGCTCAGATGCAGTCAAGGCCAGCTGTGGATCCCGGCACACAGCGGTGGTGACAA GAATGGGGGAGCTCTACACCTGGGGCTGGG